In Flavobacterium sp. WV_118_3, one DNA window encodes the following:
- a CDS encoding helix-turn-helix domain-containing protein, whose protein sequence is MDSIADFVKKRRKQAGLTQEEFSLRAGVALTVVRKIEQGKDNLSLSKVNQVLKMFGHVVGPIQKK, encoded by the coding sequence ATGGATTCAATAGCTGATTTTGTAAAAAAGAGACGTAAACAGGCCGGACTTACGCAGGAGGAGTTTTCATTGCGAGCCGGTGTCGCTCTAACGGTGGTTCGAAAAATAGAACAAGGCAAGGATAATTTAAGTCTATCGAAGGTCAATCAGGTTTTAAAAATGTTCGGGCATGTAGTAGGCCCAATTCAGAAGAAATAG